The following coding sequences lie in one Arachis ipaensis cultivar K30076 chromosome B05, Araip1.1, whole genome shotgun sequence genomic window:
- the LOC110262665 gene encoding uncharacterized protein LOC110262665, protein MREIDLRRKLVLAIEVLGREFKIEYEGLHLICFGCGRYGHRREECPDGGVTNAKMQPQAATTKTIPMVKANGEGLDAANLAPDNLEVFPEESGIVTEVQAKSTGRIDDNVGNQTTSFGPWMLVSKNQCKGARPKQGSGPGPKVQVQLDSRFNLLGNEEPKDQITPDLGNIASTHTPKHFEGKEEKLKLSSQEGRSKKTQTGKTPSILKSNVFAVQSKEVSKMQMERKEAGRQSFEAVVNKGKEVDSSPSPATKNRNEDD, encoded by the coding sequence ATGCGTGAGATTGACTTACGGCGTAAACTTGTTCTGGCTATTGAAGTATTAGGCCGAGAGTTCAAGATAGAGTATGAGGGCTTGCATTTGATATGTTTTGGGTGTGGAAGGTATGGTCATAGAAGGGAGGAATGTCCTGATGGAGGAGTCACGAATGCCAAGATGCAGCCGCAAGCGGCAACGACGAAGACCATTCCGATGGTTAAAGCAAATGGTGAAGGTTTGGATGCAGCTAATCTGGCTCCAGATAATTTGGAAGTGTTTCCCGAAGAAAGTGGGATTGTGACAGAGGTGCAAGCGAAGTCCACGGGAAGGATTGATGATAATGTTGGAAATCAAACCACTTCTTTTGGGCCTTGGATGCTTGTGAGCAAGAATCAATGTAAAGGAGCTCGCCCTAAGCAAGGAAGTGGGCCAGGGCCCAAAGTGCAAGTTCAACTGGACTCACGTTTCAACTTGTTGGGCAATGAGGAACCCAAAGACCAAATAACTCCTGATTTGGGCAACATAGCCTCAACTCACACGCCCAAACATTTTGAAGGAAAGGAGGAGAAATTGAAACTTTCGTCTCAGGAGGGAAGAAGTAAGAAAACCCAAACTGGAAAGACTCCTTCCATTCTCAAGTCTAATGTGTTTGCTGTCCAAAGCAAAGAGGTGTCAAAAATGCAAATGGAAAGGAAGGAAGCAGGGAGACAAAGTTTTGAAGCAGTGGTGAATAAGGGGAAAGAAGTAGACTCCTCTCCTAGTCCTGCGACAAAAAATCGGAATGAGGATGATTAG